A single genomic interval of Falsibacillus albus harbors:
- a CDS encoding acylneuraminate cytidylyltransferase family protein, giving the protein MKTIAIIPARGGSKGLVGKNLLSLNGKPLIAYTIESAIRADIFDQIIVTTDSVDIRRTANQYGASTPFLRPERLATDTASTIEVVQHAVDEYFSGAQHPFEKICVILLQPTSPLRTSDHIKEAFSLYIENKGVPVLSVCEAYTHPLLLMKVENNRIMKYSPHSSINRRQDFPPLYQLNGAIYISDSSLISQGYLYKDLAIPFFMKKEDSIDIDDELDFQLASYVLTKRSDQHV; this is encoded by the coding sequence ATGAAAACGATAGCGATCATCCCTGCCCGCGGAGGCTCTAAAGGACTGGTAGGGAAAAACCTATTATCATTGAACGGAAAGCCATTGATAGCCTATACCATTGAAAGTGCAATCAGAGCTGATATATTCGATCAGATCATCGTGACGACAGATAGTGTGGACATTCGCAGGACTGCAAATCAATATGGTGCCTCCACTCCTTTCCTTCGTCCGGAAAGGCTGGCAACCGATACCGCTTCGACCATCGAAGTAGTGCAGCATGCAGTAGATGAATATTTTTCAGGGGCGCAGCATCCATTCGAAAAGATATGTGTAATCCTTCTTCAGCCCACCTCTCCCCTTCGGACCAGCGATCACATAAAAGAGGCTTTTTCTTTATATATCGAAAACAAAGGCGTTCCTGTCTTGAGTGTGTGTGAAGCGTACACCCATCCACTGTTGCTGATGAAGGTTGAGAATAATCGGATAATGAAATACAGCCCTCATTCATCAATCAATCGTCGTCAAGATTTCCCACCATTGTACCAGTTGAACGGGGCCATTTATATTTCTGACTCCAGCTTGATTTCGCAAGGATATCTCTACAAAGACTTAGCAATCCCTTTCTTTATGAAAAAGGAAGATTCGATCGACATCGATGATGAGCTGGATTTCCAACTTGCCTCTTATGTTTTAACCAAACGGAGTGATCAACATGTTTAA
- a CDS encoding SACOL1771 family peroxiredoxin, whose product MAQHIFHLKAEWPGGRNSVGKIETGELKTSVSIPPEMDGPGVGTNPDEMLLGAAATCYIITLAAMLERSRIEVIQNLKMTTEGTVEVKNGIITYKNISHMPIITVHKNSTETTISKIKRLVHKAEDSCMISRAVRGNVEIQVNETIEMI is encoded by the coding sequence ATGGCTCAGCATATATTCCATTTAAAAGCGGAATGGCCTGGCGGCAGGAATAGCGTTGGAAAAATCGAAACCGGTGAATTGAAAACAAGCGTTTCCATACCACCTGAAATGGATGGTCCGGGAGTGGGGACCAATCCGGATGAGATGCTCCTCGGTGCTGCTGCAACCTGCTATATCATCACCCTGGCTGCTATGCTTGAACGCAGCAGAATCGAAGTTATTCAAAATTTGAAAATGACCACTGAAGGAACAGTTGAAGTTAAAAATGGGATCATCACCTATAAGAATATCTCTCATATGCCCATCATAACCGTTCACAAGAACTCCACAGAAACAACAATCTCCAAAATTAAAAGGCTTGTGCATAAAGCTGAAGACAGCTGCATGATCTCAAGAGCAGTCAGAGGAAATGTGGAAATTCAAGTCAACGAAACGATTGAAATGATTTGA
- a CDS encoding DegT/DnrJ/EryC1/StrS family aminotransferase encodes MAYDRIYLSPPHMSGDEQQFISEAFRTNWIAPLGNNVDQFEKEISTYVDSDCSLALSSGTAAIHLALRLLNIERNDIVLCSALTFIASANPILYEGAIPVFIDSEPETWNMSPRALERAIEHYRRIGVLPKAVIVVNLYGQSADYNEILEICCRYGVPIIEDAAESLGSMYHGKKSGTFGKFGVFSFNGNKIITTSGGGMLVSDDHDLIEKGRFLSTQARDKALHYEHSQIGYNYRLSNVLAGIGRGQLLHIEERVRKRREIFKKYKHALGSIEGIAFMPEPEHSRSNRWLTAILLDPSVLSTTPIELIDGMENFNIEARPIWKPLHLQPIFKNNHYFPHEEEQSVSAHLFNTGLCLPSGSSLTPVDQDRIIAAIKDVLSKKILK; translated from the coding sequence ATGGCGTATGATCGCATATACCTTTCTCCCCCTCATATGAGTGGAGATGAACAACAGTTTATTTCAGAAGCCTTCAGGACGAATTGGATTGCTCCATTAGGCAACAACGTCGATCAATTCGAAAAGGAAATATCAACATATGTCGACTCAGACTGTTCCCTTGCTTTAAGCTCCGGAACTGCTGCTATCCATCTGGCACTCAGGCTGTTGAATATTGAACGCAATGATATCGTGCTATGTTCAGCCTTGACTTTCATAGCAAGTGCAAATCCCATTTTGTATGAAGGGGCAATTCCAGTTTTTATCGACTCTGAGCCCGAAACATGGAACATGTCCCCGAGAGCATTGGAACGCGCCATTGAGCATTACAGAAGAATCGGAGTTCTGCCTAAAGCTGTCATCGTTGTGAACTTATATGGGCAAAGTGCTGACTACAATGAAATCTTGGAGATTTGCTGCCGTTATGGGGTGCCAATTATCGAGGATGCTGCAGAATCTCTCGGTTCGATGTACCATGGAAAGAAAAGCGGGACATTTGGAAAGTTTGGCGTCTTCTCTTTTAATGGCAATAAAATCATTACTACTTCTGGGGGTGGAATGCTCGTTTCTGATGATCATGACCTCATCGAAAAGGGGCGATTCTTATCTACACAGGCCAGGGACAAAGCTCTCCATTATGAACATAGCCAGATCGGCTACAATTACAGGTTAAGCAATGTCTTGGCTGGAATTGGACGGGGGCAGCTTCTCCACATTGAAGAAAGGGTAAGGAAAAGAAGAGAAATTTTCAAGAAATATAAGCATGCCCTAGGATCTATAGAAGGCATCGCCTTTATGCCAGAACCTGAGCATTCAAGATCCAATCGATGGCTCACAGCCATCCTCTTGGATCCGTCAGTTCTTTCTACCACTCCCATCGAGCTGATCGACGGCATGGAAAATTTCAATATCGAGGCACGTCCAATTTGGAAGCCGCTTCACCTTCAGCCAATATTTAAAAATAATCATTACTTTCCTCATGAAGAGGAACAAAGTGTATCCGCTCATCTTTTCAATACCGGTTTGTGCCTCCCATCAGGCTCATCGTTAACCCCCGTCGACCAGGATAGAATCATTGCAGCGATCAAAGATGTCCTTTCAAAAAAAATTCTTAAATGA
- a CDS encoding motility associated factor glycosyltransferase family protein — MMFQENLILLTHFCNPALVDHMFEFEPLGKFEMAWSVENEKNIVCRYASEQWYIHRFEAMREEAQNIIEEQSAKINEETHVIFWGMGMGYHIEEFLRMFPNNEFTIFEPFEEVFYLLLNNRSVSPFLNKHLKGVFLPIGEDISIITDEVARVIGGRVLVIPLPSYEKKFPDDYSGFIQCLKNSFNKKGINLSTLGINQLNWIKNSIGNFPTTIDTEAILDKKRHFQNKPAIIVSAGPSLQDELENLRSIKEKKLAYIFAVGSANRALVQNEIYPDAVCSFEPQRANVHVFEEIVKNNISTIPIIYGTSIYRDSLEQYPGEKYHVITSQDVVSQSYLIKEGGRKPDVVNDAYSIAIFTYETLARLGCSPIILVGQNLAFRKGQYYAEGISYEWRDTKLTDEEMAQGKMLVEDVEGNWITTDPTFHEMRILLEEYIEKFNVETINTTKGGANIKGTDFIALDHLMENRLMKRIDDTDWRIKDGIPYDKETLIKQMEQMEKKMNEFLDLEKDFTKNLEKNKSMISQRKSIQKINTWLNKTNQLLQEMNKNEFYRVFITKVNALGYEVFTNKMQSAKEIDRFHLQKSEMVDAIEQYVMKCFEYAMEIAKDLTETHEKILKKLIP; from the coding sequence ATGATGTTTCAAGAGAACTTAATTCTTCTTACACATTTTTGTAATCCTGCATTAGTTGATCATATGTTCGAATTTGAGCCGCTTGGGAAATTTGAAATGGCTTGGTCTGTTGAAAACGAGAAAAACATCGTATGTAGGTACGCATCCGAGCAATGGTATATCCATAGATTTGAAGCCATGAGAGAAGAGGCGCAAAATATCATCGAGGAACAATCAGCTAAAATAAATGAAGAAACACATGTTATATTTTGGGGAATGGGCATGGGCTATCATATAGAAGAATTTTTAAGGATGTTCCCCAACAATGAGTTTACGATTTTTGAGCCTTTTGAAGAGGTTTTTTATCTCCTTCTGAATAACCGGAGTGTATCACCGTTTCTAAACAAGCACCTTAAAGGCGTTTTCCTTCCAATAGGAGAGGATATATCGATAATAACCGATGAAGTCGCAAGGGTGATAGGGGGAAGGGTCCTGGTGATCCCGCTGCCGAGCTATGAGAAGAAATTTCCAGATGATTATTCTGGATTTATTCAATGCTTAAAGAACTCGTTCAATAAAAAAGGAATTAATTTATCGACCCTAGGAATCAATCAGTTGAATTGGATCAAAAATTCAATAGGAAACTTCCCCACAACGATTGATACAGAAGCCATCCTGGATAAAAAACGCCATTTTCAAAATAAGCCTGCCATCATCGTTTCAGCGGGTCCTTCGCTGCAAGATGAGCTGGAAAATCTTCGCAGCATCAAGGAAAAGAAACTAGCGTATATCTTTGCGGTTGGATCTGCCAACCGCGCGCTTGTACAAAATGAGATTTATCCGGATGCTGTATGTTCATTTGAGCCGCAGCGGGCAAATGTCCATGTTTTTGAGGAAATTGTCAAAAATAACATTTCGACCATCCCGATCATCTATGGAACGAGTATATACAGGGATTCACTTGAACAATACCCAGGCGAGAAATATCATGTGATAACTTCACAAGATGTCGTTTCACAATCCTACTTGATCAAAGAGGGGGGAAGAAAACCGGATGTAGTCAATGATGCTTATTCGATCGCCATTTTCACCTATGAAACGCTGGCAAGGCTGGGGTGCAGCCCGATCATTTTAGTCGGGCAAAATTTAGCTTTTCGAAAAGGGCAATACTATGCCGAAGGGATCTCATACGAATGGCGTGATACAAAACTGACCGATGAGGAAATGGCTCAGGGAAAGATGTTGGTCGAAGATGTAGAAGGGAATTGGATCACCACGGATCCCACCTTTCATGAAATGAGGATTTTACTGGAGGAGTATATTGAAAAATTCAATGTAGAAACAATCAATACCACAAAAGGCGGAGCCAATATTAAAGGTACTGACTTTATTGCATTGGATCATTTAATGGAAAATCGTCTGATGAAAAGAATTGATGATACAGACTGGAGGATAAAGGATGGGATTCCTTATGATAAGGAAACGTTGATCAAGCAAATGGAGCAGATGGAAAAGAAAATGAATGAATTCTTAGATTTGGAAAAAGACTTCACAAAAAATCTGGAAAAAAATAAATCTATGATTTCTCAGCGTAAATCTATTCAAAAAATCAATACTTGGCTAAATAAAACGAACCAACTCTTACAGGAAATGAACAAAAATGAATTTTATCGAGTTTTTATCACTAAAGTCAATGCTTTAGGTTATGAGGTGTTTACAAATAAAATGCAGAGTGCCAAAGAGATCGACCGTTTTCATCTTCAAAAAAGTGAAATGGTGGATGCAATCGAGCAATATGTTATGAAATGCTTCGAATATGCCATGGAAATCGCAAAAGACTTAACCGAAACACATGAAAAAATTTTAAAGAAGCTGATTCCATGA
- a CDS encoding UDP-N-acetylglucosamine 4,6-dehydratase family protein, producing MFKNKRILITGGTGSIGSEIVRQVLEKSPEVIRIYSRDESKHFQLQQEFANHENIRFLVGDVRDKDRLAYATKEVDIIFHAAALKHVPSCEFNPFEAVKTNVLGTQNVIEAAIANKVQRVVSISTDKVVNPVNTMGATKLLSEKILMAAELYKGNSPTKFSCVRFGNVMGSRGSVIPLFKAQIQKGLPITLTHQNMTRFMMTIKDAATLVLQAAEKGIGGETFVLKMPIINIHDLAEILLEEHLSNHRKHIHPGIVEIGIRPGEKLHEELMTLEESERAYESSSMYMILPIGPMRKEIPPDFKKAKRRAYVSSKSAAMSKEDIRSLLSLKGFLD from the coding sequence ATGTTTAAAAACAAGCGGATTTTAATTACAGGAGGTACAGGGTCTATTGGCAGCGAGATTGTCAGGCAAGTACTCGAAAAATCCCCAGAAGTGATCAGGATATACAGCAGGGATGAATCCAAGCACTTCCAATTGCAGCAGGAATTTGCCAATCATGAAAATATCCGGTTTCTTGTCGGGGATGTAAGGGATAAAGACCGCCTCGCCTATGCGACTAAAGAAGTTGACATCATTTTTCATGCGGCTGCGTTAAAACATGTTCCATCCTGCGAGTTCAATCCATTTGAAGCTGTGAAAACAAACGTTCTAGGAACACAAAATGTGATTGAAGCAGCCATCGCCAATAAAGTTCAGCGAGTGGTCTCAATATCCACTGATAAAGTGGTCAACCCAGTCAATACGATGGGGGCCACCAAACTATTATCAGAAAAAATCCTAATGGCTGCTGAATTATATAAAGGCAATTCACCAACTAAATTTTCATGTGTGCGATTCGGCAATGTGATGGGATCACGCGGTTCGGTCATACCTCTATTCAAAGCGCAGATTCAAAAAGGGCTGCCCATAACATTGACACATCAAAATATGACCCGCTTCATGATGACAATAAAAGACGCAGCCACCCTTGTGCTTCAGGCAGCTGAAAAAGGTATTGGCGGAGAAACATTTGTCCTAAAAATGCCGATCATCAACATTCATGATTTAGCTGAAATTCTACTTGAAGAGCACCTTTCAAATCATAGGAAGCATATCCATCCGGGCATCGTCGAAATTGGCATCCGGCCGGGAGAGAAGCTTCACGAAGAACTTATGACATTGGAAGAGTCCGAACGTGCCTATGAGAGCAGCAGCATGTATATGATTTTACCAATCGGGCCAATGAGAAAGGAGATTCCCCCTGACTTTAAAAAAGCGAAAAGAAGAGCATATGTATCAAGTAAATCTGCTGCCATGAGCAAAGAAGACATTCGCAGCCTTCTTAGCCTAAAAGGATTTCTTGATTGA
- the neuB gene encoding N-acetylneuraminate synthase, whose translation MFKIGNRLISKESPVYVIAEIGVNHNGSVEMAEKLIKAAHSAGADAVKFQTFKSNKLVSKHAKKASYQLRDPSPGSSQHAMLTKLELDDDQFIRLKKHCDSHGIEFLSTPFDSDSADFLYKTGVKAFKIGSGDLTNIPLLKEISTYGIPIILSTGMANLAEIEDAVLAIENSPIALLHCTSAYPAPMDELNLLAIPALQSAFHLPVGYSDHSDGCEAAIACVALGAQIIEKHITLDRCLPGPDHMASLPPKEFESYVKSIRTITKSLGSGRKQCTSAESEIRDIARKSLTTSVSISKGQILSKEHLVCKRPGTGIPPKYLSKIIGKEAKMDFHEDQTLSWDDIL comes from the coding sequence ATGTTTAAGATAGGTAATCGACTCATCTCCAAAGAATCACCTGTCTATGTGATTGCCGAGATCGGGGTAAATCATAACGGATCGGTGGAAATGGCTGAGAAGTTGATTAAAGCCGCACACTCAGCCGGGGCTGATGCAGTGAAATTCCAAACTTTCAAAAGCAATAAACTGGTCAGTAAACATGCCAAAAAAGCATCCTATCAACTGCGTGATCCTTCACCTGGTTCGTCGCAGCATGCAATGCTGACAAAATTGGAGCTTGATGATGACCAATTCATCCGTTTAAAAAAACATTGTGATTCCCATGGGATTGAATTCCTTTCCACTCCTTTTGACAGTGATAGTGCTGATTTTTTATATAAGACGGGGGTCAAGGCATTTAAGATCGGATCGGGTGACCTGACTAACATCCCTTTATTAAAAGAAATAAGCACCTATGGAATTCCCATCATCTTATCAACAGGGATGGCGAACCTTGCCGAAATTGAAGATGCGGTTCTAGCGATCGAAAATAGTCCCATCGCTCTTTTACACTGTACTTCAGCTTATCCTGCCCCCATGGATGAATTGAATCTATTGGCAATCCCTGCTTTGCAATCGGCATTTCACCTGCCAGTCGGATATTCCGACCATTCAGATGGCTGTGAAGCGGCGATTGCCTGTGTTGCATTAGGTGCACAAATCATTGAAAAGCATATTACATTGGATCGATGCTTACCTGGCCCCGACCATATGGCATCACTTCCTCCAAAAGAATTTGAATCATATGTTAAATCGATTCGAACCATTACAAAAAGTTTAGGCAGCGGACGAAAACAATGTACGAGTGCAGAATCAGAAATCCGGGATATCGCGAGAAAAAGCTTAACAACTTCAGTCAGTATCTCGAAGGGGCAGATCCTTTCTAAAGAACATCTTGTCTGCAAACGGCCGGGTACCGGAATTCCGCCAAAATACCTTTCCAAAATAATTGGGAAAGAAGCAAAAATGGATTTTCATGAAGATCAAACACTCTCTTGGGATGACATATTATGA
- a CDS encoding GGDEF domain-containing protein, whose translation MKISLYLNDFETEKLFSYLRWFFLLVSLVLFYVPPFPEKLGFHTDSFMTLFLIGILYMSITQFALYKAKDSSLIFAYITRCGIVFDYLAFFWLLALTGGLKSPLLPISYLIVIHATIYWRTKGAFISAFFISLGFGVFIFYIHAVSFVDLSYFLFTIVFLWVIGLFGSMIVLRERVHLREKELINNLLHQDYLTELYNHRCFQEEIRFYHKSGKRYILILGDIDGFKKINDSYGHLIGDEVLQSLGKIFKNVLPKYDGSAYRYGGEEFAFILPIESNDELPQFFGELNKELNETHFTTEQWSVTMSFGVAIAEHDEPEKVITCADELLYYAKKSGKNRAALKNEKFILNNALNKGETA comes from the coding sequence ATGAAAATCAGTCTTTATTTAAATGATTTTGAAACTGAAAAGCTATTTTCTTATTTAAGATGGTTTTTTTTGCTTGTATCACTCGTATTATTTTACGTACCTCCATTTCCGGAGAAGCTCGGGTTTCATACAGATAGCTTTATGACGCTCTTTCTGATAGGGATTCTATATATGTCCATAACCCAGTTTGCTCTCTATAAAGCAAAGGATTCTTCCCTTATTTTTGCATATATCACAAGATGCGGGATTGTTTTCGATTACCTCGCATTTTTTTGGCTTCTTGCGCTAACAGGGGGATTAAAGAGCCCTTTGCTGCCAATTTCGTACCTCATTGTCATTCATGCTACGATTTATTGGAGGACAAAAGGAGCCTTCATCTCAGCTTTTTTCATTTCACTCGGCTTCGGCGTCTTTATTTTTTATATTCATGCGGTAAGCTTTGTGGATTTAAGTTATTTTTTGTTTACCATTGTCTTTCTTTGGGTGATCGGCCTATTTGGTTCAATGATCGTATTAAGGGAGCGTGTCCATTTAAGGGAGAAAGAGCTGATCAATAACCTCCTTCATCAAGACTATTTAACAGAATTGTACAACCATCGCTGCTTTCAGGAAGAAATCCGTTTTTACCACAAGTCCGGTAAAAGATATATTCTTATATTAGGAGACATCGACGGGTTTAAAAAAATAAATGACAGCTACGGACATCTCATTGGGGATGAGGTGCTTCAATCGCTCGGGAAGATTTTCAAGAATGTTCTCCCTAAATATGACGGAAGCGCATACCGCTATGGCGGTGAAGAATTTGCCTTCATTCTACCCATTGAATCAAATGATGAACTTCCTCAGTTTTTTGGAGAACTGAATAAGGAATTAAATGAGACCCATTTTACAACTGAACAATGGTCCGTCACAATGAGCTTTGGCGTAGCCATAGCAGAGCATGATGAACCAGAAAAGGTAATAACTTGCGCTGATGAACTTCTCTATTATGCAAAGAAATCAGGAAAAAATCGCGCTGCCTTGAAAAACGAAAAATTCATATTGAACAATGCGTTGAACAAGGGAGAAACGGCATAA
- a CDS encoding M42 family metallopeptidase produces MNTYPNSSNTIDMIKKLVSIPSPSGNTEKIISFVENSLSDLSIEMKRNRKGGLLITLPGQDDNRHRMLTAHVDTLGAMVKSITPSGRLKLSMIGGFRWNSVEGEYCEIQTHEGKIFTGTILMHQTSVHVYKNAGDAPRNDENIEVRIDEKVSSADEVRRLGIQEGDFVSFDPRVQVTESGFIKSRHLDDKASVGILLELIRHIVMENIELPVTTHFLISNNEEIGYGGNSNITPETVEYLAVDMGALGDGQNSDEYTVSICAKDSSGPYHYGLRKKLIEIAKENEVEYKVDIYPYYGSDASAAIRAGFDIIHGLIGPGIEASHAFERTHETSIYHTEKLLLAYVKSPLVER; encoded by the coding sequence ATGAATACATATCCAAACAGCAGTAATACGATTGACATGATAAAAAAACTTGTATCGATTCCAAGTCCTTCAGGCAATACCGAGAAAATCATTTCATTTGTAGAAAATTCTTTGTCGGATTTATCCATTGAAATGAAGAGGAATCGAAAGGGCGGTCTGCTCATCACGCTGCCCGGTCAAGATGATAACCGGCACCGGATGTTGACCGCTCATGTAGATACACTTGGAGCCATGGTGAAAAGCATCACACCTTCAGGAAGATTGAAGTTATCTATGATCGGTGGTTTTCGCTGGAATTCGGTGGAAGGGGAATATTGTGAGATACAGACGCACGAAGGGAAGATCTTTACCGGAACCATATTGATGCATCAAACCTCTGTCCACGTTTATAAAAATGCGGGTGATGCCCCTCGCAACGATGAAAATATTGAAGTCAGGATCGATGAAAAAGTATCCAGCGCTGATGAAGTAAGGAGATTGGGCATACAGGAAGGTGATTTTGTCTCATTCGATCCAAGGGTTCAGGTGACGGAGAGTGGGTTCATCAAATCACGCCATCTGGATGATAAAGCGAGTGTAGGCATTCTTTTGGAACTTATACGCCATATCGTAATGGAAAACATCGAACTGCCTGTCACAACACATTTCTTGATTTCAAATAATGAAGAAATCGGATATGGCGGAAACTCAAACATCACCCCTGAAACGGTCGAATATTTAGCAGTGGATATGGGAGCTCTGGGAGACGGTCAAAACTCTGACGAATATACAGTTTCCATTTGTGCAAAGGATTCAAGCGGCCCCTATCATTATGGACTGCGAAAAAAACTTATTGAAATCGCAAAGGAGAATGAAGTGGAATATAAAGTCGATATTTACCCGTATTATGGATCGGATGCATCCGCGGCAATACGGGCAGGATTCGACATCATCCATGGATTGATCGGTCCCGGCATTGAGGCATCCCATGCTTTTGAACGAACGCATGAAACTTCCATTTATCATACGGAAAAGCTCTTATTGGCATATGTAAAGTCTCCGCTCGTCGAAAGATAA
- the neuC gene encoding UDP-N-acetylglucosamine 2-epimerase has product MTRKITKICVVTGTRADYGIYIPLLEKLQIHHRFELSILAAGMHLSPAHGHTINEIKRDGFNITGKVDTILINHTEGNMAKSIGMGILGMTQHFETQPPDLVIILGDRGEMLAAAIAAAHLNIPVAHLHGGEISGSIDESVRHAITKLSHIHFPATSQSAARIQKLGEDPWRIFNVGSLRVEQILSGNLPLFETVTEKYSLPITPKQFILYIFHPVSFECGSIQMQASLTLKKILAKNLPVICILPNTDAGADEVMMAYQNISHDNQVFYIKNFQQADYLTILQNARCLIGNSSSGIIEAASFHVPVLNVGSRQQGRERSGNVIDVTPDPADIESGIDLLFSADFQKKVNEVRNVYGAGKTTEKIINTLENIEITPQLTSKRISY; this is encoded by the coding sequence ATGACCAGAAAAATCACAAAAATCTGTGTGGTTACAGGTACACGGGCAGATTATGGAATCTATATCCCCCTTTTGGAAAAATTGCAGATCCACCATCGATTTGAACTGTCCATTTTGGCAGCAGGCATGCACCTGTCCCCTGCCCACGGGCACACAATAAATGAAATAAAAAGGGATGGATTCAATATAACCGGGAAGGTTGATACGATCCTGATCAATCATACAGAGGGAAATATGGCAAAATCCATCGGTATGGGGATCCTTGGGATGACACAGCATTTTGAAACACAACCTCCAGATCTTGTTATCATTTTGGGTGACCGTGGAGAAATGCTTGCCGCTGCCATCGCTGCTGCTCACCTTAATATCCCGGTTGCACATTTGCATGGAGGGGAAATATCCGGGTCCATCGATGAGAGTGTCAGGCATGCCATAACAAAACTTTCACATATTCATTTCCCCGCCACCAGCCAAAGTGCGGCAAGAATACAGAAATTGGGGGAGGATCCCTGGAGGATATTTAATGTGGGCTCTTTGCGGGTTGAACAGATTTTATCCGGCAATCTCCCCCTTTTTGAAACAGTCACTGAAAAATATTCACTTCCAATAACACCCAAACAATTCATTCTATATATATTTCATCCTGTTTCGTTTGAATGCGGCTCCATTCAAATGCAGGCAAGCTTGACATTAAAGAAAATACTAGCAAAGAATCTACCTGTCATTTGCATATTGCCGAATACGGATGCCGGTGCCGACGAAGTCATGATGGCTTATCAAAACATTTCACATGATAATCAGGTTTTTTATATTAAAAATTTTCAACAAGCGGACTACTTGACCATTTTACAAAATGCTCGCTGTTTGATCGGCAATTCTTCTTCGGGAATCATCGAAGCGGCTTCCTTTCATGTGCCCGTCTTGAATGTGGGAAGCAGACAGCAAGGCAGGGAACGGTCTGGAAATGTTATCGATGTAACGCCGGATCCTGCTGACATTGAAAGTGGGATCGATTTGTTATTTAGTGCGGATTTTCAGAAAAAAGTCAATGAAGTTAGAAATGTATACGGTGCCGGGAAAACAACTGAAAAAATCATCAATACGCTTGAAAACATTGAAATCACCCCACAATTAACATCAAAGAGGATTTCTTACTAA
- a CDS encoding acetyltransferase yields MWNIYALIGAGGHGKVILDMLIRNKEDVLGFVDDFSVQPSLKGFPLLGTLKDIPELMSRNPALKFIISVGDNFTRKEISIQLEPLSVKYGTAVHPTAHIGSGAAIGEGTVVMPYAVINTDAVVGSHCIVNTHCVIEHDCRIDSFVHAAPQTVLTGNIGVQEGVLIGAGASIIPGVTIGKWSIIGAGSTVIKDIPPYSNALGSPAKISTRKGGFDIDGV; encoded by the coding sequence GTGTGGAACATTTACGCTTTAATAGGAGCTGGCGGGCACGGAAAGGTCATTTTGGATATGTTAATCAGGAACAAAGAAGATGTCTTGGGATTTGTGGACGATTTTTCGGTTCAGCCCTCCTTAAAGGGATTTCCTCTCCTCGGAACTCTAAAGGATATCCCTGAACTGATGAGTAGGAATCCCGCCCTTAAATTCATCATTTCAGTAGGAGATAATTTCACAAGGAAAGAAATATCCATTCAGCTCGAACCACTTTCGGTGAAATATGGGACCGCTGTCCATCCTACCGCTCATATCGGATCTGGTGCCGCAATCGGGGAGGGCACGGTCGTCATGCCTTATGCAGTCATCAACACAGATGCTGTTGTCGGAAGCCATTGCATCGTCAATACCCACTGTGTGATCGAGCATGACTGTAGGATTGACTCTTTTGTCCATGCAGCGCCTCAGACTGTTTTAACTGGCAATATCGGGGTACAGGAGGGAGTTCTGATTGGCGCTGGAGCGAGCATCATTCCGGGTGTGACAATTGGAAAATGGTCGATCATCGGGGCAGGCTCGACTGTCATAAAGGACATTCCCCCTTATTCGAATGCTCTCGGTTCCCCTGCAAAAATATCTACAAGGAAAGGCGGCTTCGATATTGATGGCGTATGA